In the genome of Triticum urartu cultivar G1812 chromosome 5, Tu2.1, whole genome shotgun sequence, one region contains:
- the LOC125509879 gene encoding oleoyl-acyl carrier protein thioesterase 1, chloroplastic-like translates to MLRCHIPPQCGPAPLGRRGLPRAVRCAARAPSRGAVAAAAAAAAQVAAAAVATAEGREGAERPGLAERLRMGSLLEDGLSYKESFIVRCYEVGINKTATVETIANLLQEVGCNHAQSVGFSTDGFATTTTMRELGLIWVTNRMHIEIYKYPAWGDVVEIETWCQADGKIGTRRDWILKDLANGEVIGRATSKWVMMNQNTRRLQRVSDEVRDEVFIHCPKSPRLAFPEENNGSLKKIPVLTDPAQHSRLGLVPRRADLDMNQHVNNVTYIGWVLESIPQDIIDTHELQTITLDYRRECQHDDIVDSLTYIEEEEINSNGSLFSAPHPEEQRQFLHCLRFAGAGDEINRGRTVWRKLAR, encoded by the exons ATGCTGCGCTGCCACATCCCGCCGCAATGCGGCCCGGCCCCGCTCGGCCGCCGCGGCCTGCCCCGGGCGGTGCGCTGCGCCGCGCGGGCCCCGTCGCGTGGGGCCgtcgccgcggcggcggcggcggcggcgcaggtcGCCGCGGCGGCGGTGGCCACGGCCGAGGGGCGCGAGGGGGCGGAGCGGCCCGGCCTGGCGGAGCGGCTGCGGATGGGGAGCCTCCTCGAGGACGGCCTCTCCTACAAGGAGAGCTTCATCGTCCGCTGCTACGAGGTCGGCATCAACAAGACCGCCACCGTCGAGACCATCGCCAACCTCCTCCAG GAGGTAGGGTGTAATCATGCACAAAGCGTTGGGTTCTCCACCGACGGTTTTGCCACGACTACAACAATGAGAGAACTTGGACTCATTTGGGTGACAAATAGGATGCACATTGAGATCTACAAATACCCTGCTTG GGGTGATGTTGTTGAGATCGAAACATGGTGCCAAGCTGATGGAAAGATCGGTACTCGGCGTGATTGGATCCTTAAGGATTTAGCTAATGGTGAAGTTATTGGTAGAGCTACCAG CAAGTGGGTCATGATGAACCAAAATACACGCAGACTTCAAAGAGTCAGTGACGAAGTCAGGGATGAGGTGTTTATCCACTGTCCAAAGAGTCCAAG ATTAGCATTCCCTGAGGAAAATAATGGTAGTCTGAAGAAGATTCCTGTTCTAACAGATCCTGCACAGCACTCGAGGCTCGGTCTAGTG CCTAGAAGAGCTGATCTGGACATGAACCAACATGTCAATAATGTCACTTACATTGGTTGGGTCCTCGAA AGCATACCTCAAGATATTATTGATACCCACGAGTTGCAAACAATCACTCTTGACTACAGAAGAGAATGCCAGCATGATGACATAGTCGATTCTCTCACCTATATAGAGGAGGAGGAGATAAATTCTAATGGATCTCTGTTTTCAGCGCCGCACCCAGAAGAGCAGCGTCAGTTCTTGCACTGCTTGAGATTTGCTGGGGCTGGGGACGAGATCAACCGTGGTCGCACCGTGTGGAGGAAACTGGCTAGATAG